Below is a window of Podospora pseudocomata strain CBS 415.72m chromosome 1 map unlocalized CBS415.72m_1.2, whole genome shotgun sequence DNA.
TTCACCATGATCTTTCACTTTGGGGCACCCCAGATGATATTGATTATATTGTCGTCAcggacggggaggagattCTGGGAATTGGGGATCAGGGTTGCGGTGGCATTCTGATCTCAATCGCAAAGCTTGCACTCACGACACTTTGTGCTGGTGTCCATCCTAACCGTGTCCTACCCGTAGTCCTGGATTGCGGGACAAACAACCAGGATCTGCTAGATGATCCATTGTATCTTGGACTCCGGCACAAGCGAGTGACGGGCAAGCGTTATGACGACTTTGTTGATACATTTGTCAAGTCGGCGCGGGAGCTGTATCCGAAGGCTTACATCCATTTTGAAGATTTTGGGTTTGACAATGGTGAGTTTGCCTTGTCATATTGATGGCATTGGTCTGACGGGCGACAGCACGGAGACTACTCGAAAAGTACCGCCCGGAGATTCCTTGCTTCAACGATGACGTCCAAGGTACCGGCTGTGTAACACTTGCCGCCATTTTTTCCGGTCTGCATGTCACAAAGCAGAACCTAGAAGATCTTCGCATGGTGGTATTCGGCGCTGGAACGGCGGGCGTTGGCATCGCTGATCAGGTCCGTGACGCCATCGCTACAGAACGAGGCATCAGTAAGGAAGACGCAGCAAAGCAGATCTGGTTCGTTGACCCTGAATACCCGTTTTATGCatgcggtggaggaggtgctgaCACTACCAGGCTGATTGACAAACAAGGGCTACTGACTACCGGAATGGAATCACTGTCAGAGACTCAGAAGCCCTTTGCAAGGTCTGAAGATGAGTGGAGTGGAAAGGACAGAGATCTGTTGGCCGTGGTCAGAGAAGTCAAGCCAAACGCGCTGATCGGAACATCCACAGTCCCCAAAGCGTTTACGGAGGAGATCGTGCGCGAGATGGCCTCACATGTCGAGCGCCCCATCATCCTTCCGTTGTCGAATCCGACGCGCCTACACGAAGCTATCCCTGCTAATTTGCTAAAATGGACAGACGGAAAAGCTCTGGTAGCAACTGGAAGCCCGTTCAAACCTATTAAAGGACCATGGGGTCAAGACGGACAAGAGGTCGAGATCGAGGTTGCCGAGTGCAACAACAGTGTCGTGTTTCCAGGCATTGGTCTCGGGTCTGTCCTGTGTCGCGCTCGGCTTGTTACAGACAAAATGCTGGTTGCagcggtgggaggggtggcagAGCTGAGCCCGGCTCTGAAGGACGATACTGAGCCATTGTTGCCCGGTGTTGAGGTCGTGAGGGATGTCAGTGCAAGAGTGGCCCGCAAGGTGATTCAGGCAGctctggaggagggtgttgcaACAGAACAGGGTATTCCAGAGAATGAGGACGATCTTGACGAGTGGATCGAGGAGCAAATGTGGAAGCCCGTGTATCGACCGCTCAAATTTGTGGAAAAGGAGGGAGCTACAAGAGAGGCAAAGGGTGAGATGAGGGTTGTTGGAAGTCTGGCAACACGCGACTGATGGCTGCATTGAGCGGTCGCTTGTCTCGGGAAATGTAGGACTACTGTAAGAGTCACGATTAAGCCCCTAGAAGAGAGAATCACCTGGATATAAAGAAGCTTGATCATAGGCAGCTTGCCCTTCACTTGGTGAACAAGAGCCAATTCACTGGCATCTCGACTGTGTAGAATCAATGTTGAGCGCGAGTGCTGCAAAGGCAGCTGCGGGGCATTGCAGATGGCCCCACTTTACCTGCCAAGCAGAGCAGACCAGTGCCAGGGTTAGGGGTCCTATCGGTTTAtccacccaaaaaaaacacgtgaCGGGCTCACAAATCGGTAGGGTTTTCGGTCCACACCAAAAATTATCGCGAAAGGCCTGTCTAATTCCAGTCCCGCCTTGTGTCCTCGAAATCTCGACTCCCCAACGACAAGTCGCATTTCCGCAACCAGACATTCGCAATGGCCAAACTATCGTGAGTACtgtcctcgccatcgccatttGTGTAATTTTCGCCGACGAATCACTCGAATCGCATGCCTCGCCGCCAAAGTTGGATCTGGAACTcgctgggaggaggggaaagtTGTGGGGGGAAGTTGGCAAGTAGCTTGCGAAAAAGAGCTGGGGAATGATGTGCAGGACAACAACTTTGGCGATCGGCGGCTGCGATTCGAGATGATGGCTTCAAGCAAGAGCCAAATCACTTCGTTCAAAGATTTTGGCTGACAGAGTGCAACCAGCCGCGGTGCCCCTGGTGGCAAGCTTAAGATGACCCTCGGTCTTCCCGTGTATGTTCGATCTCCTGAACCGACGACTTCGACCGACGTTTCTCCAACGCGATCACAAATGCCGAACGGAACGAAAGAAGGAATATGGGCGCTGACAGGGAAATAGTGGTGCCATCATGAACTGCGCCGACAACTCTGGTGCTCGCAACCTTTACATCATCTCCGTCAAGGGTATTGGTGCCCGTCTCAACAGACTGcccgctggtggtgttggtgacatGGTCATGGCCACCGTCAAGAAGGGAAAGCCCGAGCTCCGCAAGAAAGTTCACCCCGCCGTCATCGTCCGCCAGGCCAAGCCCTGGAAGCGCTTCGATGGTGTCTTCCTCTATTTCGAGGACAACGCTGGTGTCGTACGTATCCCCGATCCATAACACAGGGCTGAGTGGAAGACTTGAAAGGAGAGAGGCTAACAGTGCCACAGATCGTCAACCCCAAGGGTGAGATGAAGGGCTCTGCCATCACCGGCCCCGTCGGTaaggaggctgccgagctCTGGCCCCGTATTGCCAGCAACTCCGGTGTTGTCATGTAAAGGGTTTATTCGGGCGAAGTTGATTTTGGGCATTGCGGAATTTCGACGAACACAAGATTCTGGAACCTGGGAACTTGCggatccccctcccccccgaaGACGGCGGAGGACAGGAATCCGTGACACAAAAGGCCATAAAAGGCTTGGGCTGGATCGGGAAGGCTTTGCATTTCTGGTGAGGCGTGCTAGGGAGTCATACCACAACTGCATGATACAGGTCAATTCAGAATCAGTTCTCGATTCCATTTGCGGGATGGCGCATCTTTTCGGGGATACTCGGGTTCTTTATACATTTTTTTTCTACTGATATGCTGCAGTTGATGCTGTGTTATATGCTTTTCCGTCGTTTCATTGTGTTTGTCACTTCAACACCGACCCATCTCTATTTATTTACATTCGTCCGTCCATCGATCACGTCCTCAACCACTGGAGCAAGGCGGCATGGAACCGATCAGGTGCCTGGATCTGTGGCGCGTGTCCCAGGTCTTCAAACTCGACCAGCGTGCAATTGGGCATCCTGTTGGCTGTTTCCTTTCCAATAAGCTCATACCTTCCCAACTTCTCCTTCACATCAGGAGGCGACCACTGCTTCCCGATGGCCGTTGTGTCCTTGGTCCCAACCATCAACAGTGTCTTTGATCGGACACGAGGGAACTCGTAAAAGACCGGCTGGGTCAGcaccatgtccaccaccctcgcctgACCCTCGACAAAGTTTTGGGCTTCGGTGCCAGCGTAGATCTGagccaacatcatcgcccACACATTGTACTCGGGCGCCCAAGCCCCGAGGTAGTAGGTGCTCTGCTCGTACCCCTTTATTGACATGTAGTTTGACGTCTGTTCCGTCTTGAGAGTAACAGAAAGATCAGGGTATGGTACCCCAAGTTCGAGGTACGGCTCTAGCCCGATGGGATTGACGAGAACAAGGCTGGAGACCAGGTCTGGGTAGAGAAGGGAGAAGCGGGTGGCTAGCATGCCACCCAGGGAGTGGCCTACCACTGTTATGCCATTGTTGCTGGGGTCTGTCAGGTCCAGGGCTGACAAGAGGGAGTAGGTGTTGAGGGCtagttggtggagggagtACTGATAGAGGGTGCCGGGCTTGGAGGACTTGCAGAAGCCGATTTGGTCGGGGATGATGACGCGGTACCCGGCCTTTTGGAGGGtcgcggcggtggtggaccaGGTGATGGAGCAAAAGTTTTTGCCGTGGAGCAAGAGGGCGAttttgggcttggggttgggctTTTTGCGGGTGTAACGGACGTGTTGTGGCTTGGTGTTTGCGGTAGGGGCGACGATGGGGGGAAGGTCGATGAAGGCCATCCCTAGGGGCAGACCCTGAGAGCCGAAATGGAAGagttggaaggggtgggggtaTGTAAAGTTGGAACCATTGAGGTCGGTTGGGAAGGGGCCATTGTCGATGGTCGTGTTGTTGGTCGCCGTCTTGCTTTGGCTCGCGATGGCTGCTACGGCTGATGCTGCCAagatgagggcgaggaacAACATCTTCACTTTCGGAGTTGCGCGAGACAACTGCACAGTGGTAGAGCCCAAGTTGGAGACCACTGTTTCCCCAAGGTAACTTTGTTGCGGTGACCTTCCAGGGTGGTATTTTGTTGGTAGTCGTGATCAGCCTGGCACACCAGATCATCGCTGGGGTCAGCCAAAAGGCTGTCGTGTAGCATCTTTTAAGATGCTCCAGCCCAAGACACTGGAATATTTGCCCCTGAATCCCACTTCACGAAAATCAGTGGGCACCAAAAGAATCTCATGTTGACatgctttttcttttacGCTCATGACAACGACAGGGAAACAAGTTAAGGGGATCAGGGATGAATACAGTCATGACGGTGGGATATCAGTGGTTTATTTCTTGTCCCAGAAGCAATATCGGAACCCGGCCAAGCGGATGGCCGTGATATTGAGGTGGTGCGATAACTCGCCCTTGCATCAAAGATCAACGCTGCATGGCGGTCACCCGATTCGGAGTTTCCTCGACCGTAGGTGAGACATGTACGGCTGAACTTTCCTCCCTTCAACACCCAGCACAGATCTGTAGTATCTACGCAGATTTGAAGTAACATCCATGGATCTTGCTTTTTAATCGCTCCTTGGGTGTTGGATAAATATGTCCAGCATGAAAAGGCTGC
It encodes the following:
- the MAE1 gene encoding NAD-dependent malic enzyme, mitochondrial (COG:C; EggNog:ENOG503NWPS), with protein sequence MGSQGKPSSKFESLPLSTSGPLECALKGTVLLTHPYFNKGSAFTHEERRDFELAGLLPPSIQTLEQQVQRAYEQYSAHPDDLSKNTFLTSMKEQNEVLYFRLLHDHLPEMFSVVYTPTEGDAIQNYSRIFRRPDGVFLNINDADRVHHDLSLWGTPDDIDYIVVTDGEEILGIGDQGCGGILISIAKLALTTLCAGVHPNRVLPVVLDCGTNNQDLLDDPLYLGLRHKRVTGKRYDDFVDTFVKSARELYPKAYIHFEDFGFDNARRLLEKYRPEIPCFNDDVQGTGCVTLAAIFSGLHVTKQNLEDLRMVVFGAGTAGVGIADQVRDAIATERGISKEDAAKQIWLIDKQGLLTTGMESLSETQKPFARSEDEWSGKDRDLLAVVREVKPNALIGTSTVPKAFTEEIVREMASHVERPIILPLSNPTRLHEAIPANLLKWTDGKALVATGSPFKPIKGPWGQDGQEVEIEVAECNNSVVFPGIGLGSVLCRARLVTDKMLVAAVGGVAELSPALKDDTEPLLPGVEVVRDVSARVARKVIQAALEEGVATEQGIPENEDDLDEWIEEQMWKPVYRPLKFVEKEGATREAKGEMRVVGSLATRD
- the RPL23A gene encoding 60S ribosomal protein L23A (EggNog:ENOG503P1RU; BUSCO:EOG09265CQO; COG:J); translation: MAKLSRGAPGGKLKMTLGLPVGAIMNCADNSGARNLYIISVKGIGARLNRLPAGGVGDMVMATVKKGKPELRKKVHPAVIVRQAKPWKRFDGVFLYFEDNAGVIVNPKGEMKGSAITGPVGKEAAELWPRIASNSGVVM
- a CDS encoding uncharacterized protein (MEROPS:MER0031616; COG:S; EggNog:ENOG503NUYN) — protein: MLFLALILAASAVAAIASQSKTATNNTTIDNGPFPTDLNGSNFTYPHPFQLFHFGSQGLPLGMAFIDLPPIVAPTANTKPQHVRYTRKKPNPKPKIALLLHGKNFCSITWSTTAATLQKAGYRVIIPDQIGFCKSSKPGTLYQYSLHQLALNTYSLLSALDLTDPSNNGITVVGHSLGGMLATRFSLLYPDLVSSLVLVNPIGLEPYLELGVPYPDLSVTLKTEQTSNYMSIKGYEQSTYYLGAWAPEYNVWAMMLAQIYAGTEAQNFVEGQARVVDMVLTQPVFYEFPRVRSKTLLMVGTKDTTAIGKQWSPPDVKEKLGRYELIGKETANRMPNCTLVEFEDLGHAPQIQAPDRFHAALLQWLRT